Proteins from a single region of Candidatus Binatia bacterium:
- a CDS encoding undecaprenyl-diphosphate phosphatase produces the protein MTFFQALVLALLQGVTELFPVSSLGHTILVPAVLGWHNVDRSSPSFLAFVVVLHLGTALALIVFYRAQWYAIVRALIASVVRGRLGDDRDERIGWRLVVATIPVGILGFIFEVPVRRLFGSPAPAAFFLILNGLVMFAGEALRRRQLQSAGRTDKPIERLSYAGSLSVGAAQALALLPGISRSGASMVAGLLCDLDHEDAARFSFLLATPVILAAALLEIPKLFVPAAHVVLVQAVVGGIAAGVAAYLSVAFLTRYFRSNDLRPFGWYCVFVGAICLVLARGGIIT, from the coding sequence GTGACGTTCTTCCAAGCACTCGTTCTCGCGCTGCTCCAGGGCGTGACCGAGCTGTTCCCGGTTTCTAGCCTCGGTCACACGATTCTGGTGCCGGCCGTGCTAGGTTGGCACAACGTCGATCGCTCCAGCCCGTCGTTCCTCGCGTTCGTCGTCGTTTTGCACCTCGGCACCGCTCTGGCACTGATCGTCTTTTACCGGGCGCAATGGTATGCGATCGTGCGCGCGCTGATCGCGAGCGTCGTTCGCGGGCGCCTGGGCGACGACCGTGACGAGCGGATCGGATGGCGGCTCGTCGTGGCCACGATTCCGGTCGGAATCCTGGGCTTCATCTTCGAAGTTCCGGTGCGGCGGCTATTCGGCTCGCCTGCGCCGGCGGCGTTCTTCCTCATCCTCAACGGGCTCGTGATGTTCGCGGGTGAGGCGCTGCGCCGGCGTCAACTGCAGAGCGCCGGACGTACCGACAAGCCGATCGAGCGGCTGAGCTACGCGGGCAGCCTCTCCGTAGGCGCCGCGCAGGCGCTCGCGCTCCTGCCCGGCATCTCGCGGTCCGGAGCTTCCATGGTCGCGGGGCTGCTCTGCGACCTCGACCACGAGGACGCTGCGCGCTTCTCGTTCCTGCTGGCGACGCCGGTGATCTTGGCCGCAGCGCTGCTCGAGATACCGAAGCTGTTCGTTCCGGCGGCGCACGTCGTACTCGTCCAGGCTGTCGTCGGCGGAATTGCGGCCGGAGTCGCCGCATATCTTTCGGTGGCCTTCCTGACGCGCTACTTTCGCTCGAACGACCTGCGCCCGTTCGGCTGGTACTGCGTCTTCGTGGGCGCAATCTGCCTCGTTCTCGCACGCGGGGGAATTATCACATGA
- the accC gene encoding acetyl-CoA carboxylase biotin carboxylase subunit, protein MFRKVLIANRGEIALRINRACQELGVATVAIFSEPDRDSLHVRQADEAFCVGPGPAGRSYLNIPNIISTALITRCDAIHPGYGFLAENARFAEICTDHGLTFIGPKPSVIALMGDKATAKRVVSEAGVATTPGSDVLDSPEEAQAVAAAIGYPVLLKATAGGGGRGMRVVRDASEMPRAFAGATAEAEASFKDGRVYIEKLITAPRHIEVQVLGDEFGNLVHLGERDCSVQKPSHQKVIEETPAPNLAERTRSALHEMARRASRYVGYSNAGTLEFLVAGDDVYFMEMNTRIQVEHPVTEMVYNIDLVKEQIRIAAGEPLGYAQSDLVARGHAIECRINAEDPQNHFAPAAGTVSKLVFPGGPGIRVDTHLYAGATIPPYYDSMIAKVVAFGDTREVAIARMDRALRETLIEGVSTTIDLCLEVLETDEFRKGRYDTELLLKEPLHR, encoded by the coding sequence ATGTTTCGTAAGGTCTTGATCGCCAATCGTGGCGAGATTGCGCTGCGAATCAATCGCGCGTGCCAAGAGCTGGGCGTTGCCACCGTCGCGATCTTCTCGGAGCCCGACCGTGATTCGCTGCACGTCCGTCAGGCGGACGAAGCGTTCTGCGTCGGTCCCGGGCCCGCGGGACGCTCGTACCTCAACATTCCGAATATCATTTCCACGGCGCTGATCACACGCTGCGACGCCATCCATCCGGGCTACGGCTTTCTCGCGGAAAACGCGCGCTTCGCGGAGATATGCACCGACCACGGTCTGACGTTCATCGGACCGAAGCCGAGCGTCATCGCCCTGATGGGCGACAAGGCGACCGCGAAACGCGTCGTGAGCGAAGCCGGTGTCGCCACGACGCCGGGCAGCGACGTGCTCGACTCTCCCGAGGAGGCGCAGGCCGTGGCCGCAGCCATCGGCTATCCCGTGCTGCTCAAGGCCACCGCGGGGGGCGGTGGCCGAGGCATGCGCGTCGTGCGCGACGCCTCCGAGATGCCCCGCGCGTTCGCGGGAGCGACGGCCGAGGCCGAGGCCAGCTTCAAAGACGGCCGCGTGTACATCGAAAAGCTGATCACGGCGCCGCGGCACATCGAGGTGCAAGTGCTCGGCGACGAGTTCGGTAACCTCGTTCACCTCGGCGAGCGCGACTGCTCGGTGCAGAAGCCATCGCACCAAAAAGTCATCGAGGAGACGCCCGCGCCGAATCTGGCCGAGCGCACGAGAAGCGCGCTCCACGAGATGGCGCGGCGCGCGTCTCGATACGTGGGATATAGCAACGCGGGAACGCTCGAGTTCCTCGTCGCCGGCGACGATGTCTACTTCATGGAGATGAACACGCGCATTCAGGTCGAGCATCCGGTCACCGAGATGGTGTACAACATCGATCTCGTCAAGGAGCAAATTCGGATAGCTGCGGGGGAACCGCTGGGGTACGCGCAGAGCGACCTGGTGGCGCGCGGCCACGCGATCGAGTGCCGGATCAACGCCGAAGATCCCCAGAATCACTTCGCTCCAGCGGCTGGGACGGTCTCTAAGCTCGTCTTTCCCGGCGGCCCGGGCATCCGTGTCGACACGCACCTATACGCCGGCGCCACGATTCCCCCGTACTACGATTCGATGATCGCCAAGGTAGTCGCGTTTGGCGACACCCGCGAGGTCGCGATTGCACGGATGGACCGCGCGCTGCGGGAGACGTTGATCGAAGGCGTGAGCACGACGATCGACCTTTGCCTGGAGGTGCTGGAGACCGACGAGTTCCGAAAGGGGCGCTACGACACCGAGCTCTTGCTCAAGGAACCGCTGCACCGATGA
- a CDS encoding MotA/TolQ/ExbB proton channel family protein, translated as MFSGFMGLMQQGGWDMWLLLLISIVGLAVVIERLVFFGMQHSDTKGLLRQIGTKVSEDDLDGAIALCKKNRGMLPRILEFGLRRGEKNRTDITDALSIALMEHLNSLERNLAIIGTIAVIAPFVGLFGTVLGIIRAFQDIALKGNSTPAVVAAGVSEALITTATGLIIAVIAVVFFNFFKSRIKNYNQEMIVAANQLAEMLHFHNTGAPIPTDLYQPTKATAK; from the coding sequence GTGTTTTCGGGATTTATGGGTCTCATGCAGCAGGGCGGCTGGGATATGTGGCTGCTGCTGCTCATTTCGATCGTCGGTCTCGCCGTCGTGATCGAGCGCCTGGTCTTTTTTGGGATGCAGCACTCCGACACGAAGGGGTTGCTGCGCCAGATCGGCACCAAGGTGTCGGAAGATGATCTCGACGGGGCGATCGCGCTCTGCAAAAAGAACCGCGGAATGCTTCCGAGGATCCTCGAGTTCGGGCTGCGCCGGGGCGAGAAGAACCGCACGGACATCACCGATGCGCTCTCGATCGCGCTGATGGAGCACCTCAACTCGCTGGAGCGCAACCTGGCCATCATCGGAACGATCGCGGTCATCGCGCCGTTCGTCGGACTCTTCGGAACGGTCTTGGGCATCATTCGGGCGTTCCAAGACATCGCATTGAAGGGCAACTCGACGCCGGCAGTCGTCGCGGCCGGCGTTTCGGAGGCGCTCATCACCACGGCGACCGGTCTGATCATTGCCGTCATCGCAGTGGTTTTCTTCAACTTCTTCAAGTCGCGCATCAAGAATTACAACCAGGAAATGATCGTCGCCGCCAACCAGCTCGCCGAGATGCTGCACTTCCATAACACCGGCGCGCCGATTCCGACCGATCTCTACCAGCCGACAAAAGCAACGGCCAAGTAA
- a CDS encoding TonB family protein, translated as MAKRGSGFITTGERFRSFIGWAFVISIVAHLAIGSIFPNFLKHSEEQKTEEVTVSKIHKTIVHTPPPPTPTPPPTPTPPPQATPPPKQQQLPQPKLKVNLVHTTSKSASGSTENTVSQPKSGSENGAPQGVGNGPPQPAGTAAAGTPKPACANPNVEATVTNPVQPDYPQSALDLGLGAVTVNVEVTVGPSGNLVSASVYKSSGNMSIDQAALRAARQSTYSPKLINCSPTTGNYLFRADFQPD; from the coding sequence ATGGCCAAACGCGGCTCTGGATTCATCACCACCGGCGAGCGCTTCCGAAGCTTTATCGGATGGGCGTTTGTCATCTCGATCGTCGCGCACCTCGCCATCGGTTCGATCTTCCCGAACTTCCTCAAACACAGCGAAGAGCAGAAGACCGAAGAGGTCACCGTTTCGAAGATCCACAAGACGATCGTCCACACGCCGCCGCCGCCGACCCCCACCCCGCCGCCGACTCCGACGCCGCCGCCGCAGGCGACGCCGCCGCCCAAGCAACAGCAGCTGCCGCAACCGAAGCTCAAAGTAAACCTCGTCCACACGACGAGCAAGTCCGCATCGGGATCGACGGAAAATACCGTATCGCAGCCCAAGAGTGGCAGCGAGAATGGCGCGCCGCAGGGCGTGGGGAACGGGCCGCCGCAGCCGGCCGGCACCGCGGCAGCCGGCACGCCCAAGCCGGCATGTGCGAATCCGAACGTGGAAGCGACGGTGACGAATCCGGTGCAGCCGGATTATCCGCAATCCGCGCTCGATCTCGGGCTCGGCGCGGTGACGGTCAACGTCGAAGTCACGGTCGGCCCAAGCGGCAACTTGGTCTCGGCCTCCGTGTACAAGAGTTCGGGCAACATGTCAATCGATCAGGCGGCGCTGCGCGCTGCTCGCCAGTCGACCTACTCGCCCAAGCTGATCAACTGCTCACCGACCACGGGCAATTATCTCTTCCGCGCGGATTTCCAACCCGACTAG
- the nusB gene encoding transcription antitermination factor NusB, translating to MTSRRVAREQALKVLYSVVVGDRDPGDAVREVVGENPDGQELAFVEELALGTLEYAPKADRIVSPLLEGWAIERLPTIDRLLLEMATYELRCRPETPTAVAINEAVALAKRFSTEDSGRFVNGVLSAVASAKET from the coding sequence ATGACCTCTCGCCGCGTCGCGCGCGAGCAGGCGCTCAAGGTGCTCTATTCCGTCGTCGTGGGCGATCGCGATCCCGGTGACGCGGTGCGCGAAGTCGTGGGAGAGAACCCGGACGGTCAGGAGCTTGCGTTCGTCGAGGAACTCGCTCTGGGCACGCTCGAATACGCTCCGAAAGCGGATCGCATCGTTAGCCCGCTCTTGGAAGGCTGGGCGATCGAACGCCTGCCGACGATCGACCGGCTACTCTTGGAGATGGCTACATACGAATTGCGCTGCCGCCCCGAAACGCCGACCGCGGTTGCGATCAACGAGGCGGTCGCCCTCGCCAAACGATTCTCCACCGAAGACTCCGGGCGTTTCGTCAACGGCGTTCTGAGTGCCGTCGCCAGTGCCAAGGAAACGTAG
- a CDS encoding biopolymer transporter ExbD translates to MGLLSAQQEQEVMAEINITPFTDVLLVLLIIFMILAALVAPPGFEKELPNKNNNPATQNKNKNDIEVDVNNKGVIFVDGTKTDQTGIYRIMYDASKKKPHHHVAIIADAKAPYGVIIRILDAAKNAGLEDVGFVTS, encoded by the coding sequence ATGGGACTGCTCTCGGCACAACAAGAGCAAGAAGTAATGGCGGAGATCAACATCACGCCGTTCACCGACGTTTTGCTCGTGCTGCTCATCATCTTCATGATTCTCGCGGCACTGGTCGCTCCGCCCGGCTTCGAAAAAGAGCTGCCCAACAAGAACAACAATCCCGCTACTCAGAACAAGAACAAGAACGACATCGAAGTTGACGTCAACAACAAGGGCGTGATCTTCGTCGACGGAACGAAAACCGATCAGACGGGCATCTACCGCATCATGTACGACGCCTCGAAAAAGAAGCCGCACCACCACGTCGCGATCATCGCCGACGCCAAGGCGCCGTACGGGGTCATCATTCGGATTTTGGACGCCGCCAAGAACGCCGGCCTCGAAGACGTCGGCTTCGTAACGTCGTAA
- a CDS encoding TonB family protein has protein sequence MKRIPRLLVIAFALSLLVHLIVALIMRPPTPTPQGQAEVVSLEHRPATITVRKIQTPPPPPPKRTPAPRTVNSAPPRKPNGLEGPAGTANGTPPAPTPAPATPPPTPAATSGAGCTQPNAGAAIAASPPPPDIAPGARSEGTSGVALVRVQLDPSGQVTRTAVVQSTGNSSLDLVAVGMARDARYTPALHECKPVAGDYAFSVKFVAW, from the coding sequence ATGAAACGCATCCCGCGTTTGCTGGTGATTGCGTTCGCGCTCTCGCTGCTCGTCCATCTGATCGTCGCGCTCATCATGCGGCCGCCCACACCCACGCCGCAGGGCCAGGCTGAGGTCGTCTCGCTCGAGCATCGGCCCGCTACGATAACGGTGAGAAAGATCCAGACGCCTCCCCCGCCGCCTCCCAAGCGCACGCCCGCGCCCCGCACCGTCAACTCTGCGCCGCCACGCAAGCCGAACGGGCTCGAGGGACCCGCGGGCACCGCGAACGGCACGCCCCCTGCACCGACGCCGGCCCCCGCTACGCCGCCGCCCACGCCGGCGGCGACGAGCGGGGCCGGGTGCACGCAGCCCAACGCGGGCGCGGCGATCGCCGCCTCGCCACCGCCGCCCGACATCGCGCCCGGCGCGCGCTCGGAAGGGACCAGCGGCGTCGCGCTCGTGCGCGTGCAGCTCGATCCGAGCGGGCAAGTCACTCGCACGGCCGTCGTGCAGAGCACGGGAAATTCATCGCTCGATCTGGTCGCCGTCGGGATGGCCCGCGACGCGCGCTACACCCCGGCGCTGCACGAGTGCAAGCCGGTTGCGGGAGACTACGCGTTCAGCGTAAAGTTCGTCGCGTGGTAG
- a CDS encoding dihydroneopterin aldolase: MDWIRLEGIHAYGKHGAGAVERARAQPFDIAVSAELDLRDAAASDDLACTMDYAALHARIVRIVETTSYALLERLAADLLAAVFEDERVASAHVTIAKPGILDGATPSVTLSRER; encoded by the coding sequence ATGGACTGGATAAGGCTGGAGGGCATACACGCGTACGGCAAGCACGGCGCCGGTGCCGTGGAGCGTGCGCGCGCGCAGCCCTTCGACATCGCGGTCTCGGCGGAGCTCGATCTGCGTGATGCGGCGGCGAGCGACGATCTCGCCTGCACGATGGACTATGCTGCGCTGCACGCGCGGATCGTGCGAATCGTGGAGACAACGTCGTATGCGTTGCTCGAGCGCCTCGCCGCGGATCTGCTCGCCGCGGTCTTCGAAGACGAGCGCGTCGCGAGCGCTCACGTGACGATCGCGAAGCCCGGCATACTCGACGGCGCCACGCCGTCGGTTACTCTGAGCCGCGAGCGGTGA
- the folK gene encoding 2-amino-4-hydroxy-6-hydroxymethyldihydropteridine diphosphokinase, with translation MTQHRAHIGIGSNLGERAANVERAFAAIAEMGTLVAKSSIYRAAPWGKTDQPWFANAVALLQTPLSPRELLDALQAAERRLGRTPAERWGARVIDLDLLLYDELDIDEEGLRVPHPRLRERAFVLVPLAQIDTRFGALRDALPEAEARSVAPLGESASGMPVQGTHSIADRVRALAQFLAGSDAVRVRIARPSDEIEVARRGSEAGAASRAVDRIPAETIAPRIDTIKADLVGIFHSSRPAPVEGEVFEGDRELGYIEALGIRTPVHSMGPGRLVSNSAMDGAAVEYGQPLFAIARP, from the coding sequence GTGACACAGCATCGGGCGCACATCGGCATCGGCAGCAACCTGGGCGAACGTGCCGCGAACGTCGAGCGCGCCTTTGCGGCGATCGCCGAAATGGGAACGCTGGTCGCGAAATCGTCGATCTATCGCGCCGCTCCCTGGGGCAAAACGGATCAGCCGTGGTTTGCCAACGCGGTGGCCCTCCTGCAGACGCCGCTATCGCCGCGCGAGCTCTTAGACGCGTTGCAGGCCGCGGAGCGTCGGCTGGGGCGCACGCCCGCCGAACGCTGGGGAGCGCGAGTGATCGATCTCGATCTGTTGCTCTACGACGAACTCGACATCGACGAAGAGGGTCTGCGTGTGCCGCATCCGCGCCTGCGCGAACGCGCCTTCGTTTTGGTTCCTTTGGCGCAAATCGACACACGCTTCGGCGCGCTGCGCGACGCGTTGCCCGAGGCCGAAGCCAGGTCCGTCGCTCCTTTGGGCGAAAGCGCTTCGGGAATGCCCGTGCAAGGAACCCATTCCATCGCGGACCGCGTGCGCGCGCTCGCGCAATTTCTCGCTGGTAGTGACGCCGTTCGCGTGCGAATTGCGCGTCCGAGCGACGAGATCGAAGTCGCTCGACGGGGTTCGGAAGCGGGTGCGGCGTCGCGCGCAGTGGATCGCATTCCGGCCGAAACGATTGCGCCGCGGATCGACACGATCAAGGCCGATCTGGTGGGTATCTTTCACAGCAGCCGTCCGGCGCCCGTCGAGGGCGAGGTGTTCGAGGGCGATCGCGAGCTCGGCTACATCGAGGCGCTCGGCATCCGCACGCCCGTTCACAGCATGGGCCCCGGCCGGCTCGTTTCGAACTCGGCCATGGACGGGGCGGCGGTCGAATACGGCCAGCCGCTCTTCGCGATCGCGCGACCGTAA
- a CDS encoding biopolymer transporter ExbD, with protein sequence MAVSTGGGEDEVMSTINITPFTDVLLVLLIIFIILASVTKEPKLPDAYNKDKVQASQIVVIIDDKDHVQIGSNLVSILDMKAAFGQLQDATGHRFKSVIIKADPKTSYGVILQVMDAAKSVDLTDFGLANHVQGTPEGTTQ encoded by the coding sequence GTGGCCGTTTCCACGGGCGGAGGCGAAGATGAGGTAATGTCGACGATCAACATCACGCCCTTTACGGACGTGCTGTTGGTGTTGCTCATCATCTTCATCATCTTAGCGTCGGTCACGAAAGAGCCGAAGCTGCCCGACGCCTACAACAAGGACAAGGTGCAGGCGTCCCAGATCGTCGTCATCATCGACGATAAGGATCACGTCCAGATCGGCTCCAACCTGGTGTCCATACTAGACATGAAGGCGGCGTTCGGACAGCTGCAGGACGCGACCGGCCACCGCTTCAAGAGCGTGATCATCAAAGCGGATCCCAAGACGAGCTACGGTGTCATACTCCAGGTAATGGACGCCGCGAAATCCGTCGACCTCACCGACTTCGGCCTCGCGAATCACGTTCAGGGCACGCCCGAGGGGACGACGCAGTAG
- a CDS encoding Mur ligase family protein: MRRISTYAEGEAYLLGLIDETVSRRTSYKLDRIRALLFELGDPHRAYPTIHVGGTSGKGSTATMIAGALQAAGKRTGLHTKPHLRAMTERARIDGAPIPHERFAALLDEMLPAIARAAAQHGRPTYYETLLALAFKYFADERVDVAVIEVGLGGRLDGTNVILPVVAAITSVGYDHTDVLGTTIEAIASEKAGIAKPGVPLVLAAMPAAALAVIERYASEIGAPIVRVEQVVRIERERAEERGAQRLSVVTPRGSYRLRLAVAGAFQRTNAATAIAVLEQLADELRPRPEEIAAALRDVAIPGRMELVCASPTVVFDVAHNAEKAESLVASLREWFPHRRIHYVVAIGESKDARRIIEILGTVNSTFTFTSFVAAGRKAILPQRLATLAESLGAWGRAITDPVEALTVARRRAAIDDVVVVTGSTFVVAGLREWYVPTAVP; the protein is encoded by the coding sequence ATGAGACGTATCTCGACGTACGCCGAGGGGGAAGCCTATCTGCTCGGCCTGATCGACGAGACCGTTTCGCGCCGCACGTCCTACAAGCTCGACCGAATTCGCGCCCTGCTGTTCGAACTCGGCGATCCGCACCGCGCGTATCCCACGATCCACGTCGGCGGCACCAGCGGAAAGGGTTCGACGGCGACGATGATCGCCGGCGCCTTGCAGGCGGCGGGAAAGCGAACCGGGCTCCACACGAAACCGCACCTCCGCGCAATGACCGAACGCGCCCGCATCGACGGCGCGCCCATCCCGCACGAGCGCTTCGCCGCGCTGCTCGACGAGATGCTGCCGGCGATCGCGCGCGCCGCAGCGCAACACGGGCGTCCGACGTACTACGAGACGCTGCTCGCGCTGGCATTCAAGTACTTCGCCGACGAGCGCGTCGACGTGGCGGTGATCGAGGTGGGCCTCGGCGGACGCCTCGACGGCACCAACGTGATCTTGCCCGTAGTCGCGGCGATCACTTCGGTGGGTTACGATCACACCGACGTGCTGGGCACCACGATCGAAGCGATCGCATCGGAGAAGGCGGGCATCGCGAAACCCGGCGTTCCGCTCGTGCTCGCCGCGATGCCGGCCGCCGCGCTGGCGGTGATCGAACGCTACGCCTCCGAGATCGGCGCGCCCATCGTGCGCGTCGAACAAGTCGTGCGCATCGAGCGCGAGCGAGCCGAGGAACGCGGCGCGCAGCGGCTCTCCGTCGTCACGCCGCGCGGGTCGTACCGGTTGCGCCTGGCCGTCGCCGGCGCTTTCCAGCGAACGAACGCGGCGACGGCTATCGCGGTGTTGGAACAGCTTGCCGACGAGCTGCGCCCGAGGCCGGAAGAGATTGCCGCAGCGCTTCGCGACGTCGCGATTCCGGGCCGAATGGAGCTCGTGTGCGCGAGCCCGACCGTCGTCTTCGACGTGGCACACAACGCGGAGAAGGCCGAGTCTCTCGTCGCCTCGCTGCGCGAGTGGTTTCCCCATCGGCGGATTCACTACGTGGTTGCGATCGGCGAGAGCAAGGACGCACGGCGAATCATCGAGATTCTCGGGACGGTGAACTCGACGTTCACGTTCACGTCGTTTGTCGCGGCGGGGCGCAAGGCGATTCTGCCGCAGCGCCTGGCGACGCTCGCGGAGTCGCTCGGCGCATGGGGCCGGGCGATAACGGATCCGGTCGAAGCCTTGACCGTCGCGCGCCGGAGGGCGGCGATCGACGACGTCGTCGTCGTGACGGGATCGACCTTCGTCGTGGCGGGATTACGCGAATGGTACGTGCCGACCGCGGTTCCCTGA
- a CDS encoding MogA/MoaB family molybdenum cofactor biosynthesis protein: MTFKVALIVLSDRAASGERADECIPIMRERLGPTYAVVHESVISDDPASLQAHLIDLADSHVADLVLTSGGTGLSPRDLTPQATAAVLDYEVPGIAEAIRAASLQYTRTAMLSRAIAGVRDRTLVINLPGSPKAVAQTLEVVLPVLPHALELLADRSPDA, translated from the coding sequence ATGACGTTTAAGGTCGCGCTGATCGTGCTCTCCGACCGGGCCGCGTCGGGAGAGCGCGCCGACGAATGCATTCCGATCATGCGTGAACGGCTCGGCCCCACGTATGCGGTCGTCCACGAAAGCGTCATCTCCGACGACCCGGCTTCCCTCCAGGCTCACCTCATAGACCTCGCCGATTCGCATGTCGCGGACCTCGTGCTGACCAGCGGCGGAACCGGGCTTTCGCCGCGCGATCTCACGCCCCAGGCGACGGCGGCCGTTCTCGATTACGAGGTCCCGGGCATCGCCGAGGCAATTCGCGCCGCCTCGCTGCAGTACACACGCACGGCGATGCTCTCTCGCGCGATCGCAGGCGTCCGCGACCGGACGCTCGTCATCAATCTCCCCGGCAGCCCGAAGGCGGTGGCGCAGACGCTGGAAGTCGTGCTGCCGGTGCTCCCGCACGCGCTCGAGCTCTTGGCCGACCGGTCGCCGGACGCATGA
- the moaC gene encoding cyclic pyranopterin monophosphate synthase MoaC, protein MKLSHVAPDASVEMVDVSAKGVTSRFARAEAIVRMNAAARTALREATLRKGDALVAAQIAGIMAAKRTATLIPLAHPLPLDKIDVRFKWRDDGALRVETEARTSARTGVELEALVAASVAALTIYDMAKALDKGITIDSLRLVHKSGGKSGSYDV, encoded by the coding sequence GTGAAACTTTCGCACGTGGCGCCCGACGCGAGCGTCGAGATGGTGGACGTCTCTGCGAAGGGCGTGACGTCTCGCTTCGCGCGTGCTGAGGCCATCGTGCGCATGAACGCCGCGGCGCGAACCGCGCTGCGCGAGGCGACGTTGCGCAAGGGTGACGCGCTCGTCGCGGCCCAGATCGCTGGAATCATGGCCGCAAAGCGCACGGCCACGCTCATTCCCTTGGCCCATCCCTTGCCGCTGGACAAGATCGACGTGCGCTTCAAGTGGCGCGACGACGGCGCGCTCCGCGTCGAGACTGAGGCCCGCACGTCGGCGCGGACCGGCGTCGAACTCGAAGCCCTGGTCGCGGCCTCGGTCGCCGCGCTCACGATCTACGACATGGCCAAGGCCCTCGACAAGGGCATCACGATCGACTCGCTGCGCCTGGTGCACAAGAGCGGCGGCAAGTCCGGATCCTATGACGTTTAA
- the folP gene encoding dihydropteroate synthase: MAIVNVTPDSFSGDGLEDPGAATAHAVGQWDAGADLLDVGGESTRPGHRPVDDDIEIARAVPVIAALRERFPGAPISVDTYKPSVARAAHAAGADIVNSVWGASDALLSVASELGMPIVVMHNQTTTAYEGNVVDAVLRYLDECARRAVARGIAREAIVLDPGIGFGKTADQNLAVLRALDRFVGLGFPTMLGASRKSTIGKLTGREPADRVYGTVATTALAVRAGVDIVRVHDVAAARDAVAVADAIVRDWRPAGWTG, from the coding sequence ATGGCGATCGTCAACGTGACGCCGGATTCGTTTTCGGGCGACGGTCTCGAGGACCCGGGCGCCGCAACCGCGCACGCCGTCGGCCAGTGGGACGCGGGAGCCGACCTGTTGGACGTCGGCGGCGAATCGACGCGGCCGGGGCATCGACCGGTCGATGACGACATCGAAATCGCACGCGCCGTTCCCGTCATCGCGGCGCTCCGCGAGCGTTTTCCGGGCGCACCGATCTCGGTCGATACCTACAAACCCTCCGTGGCGCGCGCCGCCCACGCGGCGGGAGCCGATATCGTGAACTCGGTCTGGGGCGCGTCCGACGCGCTGCTGAGCGTCGCCTCCGAGCTCGGAATGCCGATCGTCGTGATGCACAACCAGACGACGACCGCGTACGAGGGCAACGTCGTGGATGCCGTGCTGCGCTATCTCGACGAATGCGCGCGCAGGGCCGTCGCACGCGGGATCGCACGCGAGGCAATCGTCCTGGACCCGGGCATAGGATTTGGCAAGACCGCCGACCAGAATCTCGCCGTCTTGCGCGCCCTGGATCGGTTCGTAGGGCTGGGCTTTCCTACGATGCTCGGGGCTTCGCGCAAGTCGACGATCGGCAAGCTCACCGGACGCGAGCCCGCCGATCGCGTTTACGGAACGGTCGCTACCACGGCGCTCGCCGTACGAGCCGGCGTCGACATCGTGCGCGTGCACGACGTCGCCGCCGCGCGCGACGCGGTCGCGGTCGCGGATGCGATAGTTCGTGATTGGAGGCCGGCGGGATGGACTGGATAA